Proteins from a single region of Punica granatum isolate Tunisia-2019 chromosome 8, ASM765513v2, whole genome shotgun sequence:
- the LOC116188463 gene encoding vacuolar-processing enzyme-like, whose product MKITDVLVLLSLLCAGGVSGRRNIAGDVIELPSEASRFFHAKDDVDDDSVGTRWAILIAGSNGYWNYRHQADVCHAYQILKKGGLKDENIVVFMYDDIAFNEENPRPGVIINSPNGADVYEGVPKDYTGEDVTVNNFFAAILGNKTALTGGSGKVVDSGPNDHIFIYYTDHGGPGMLGMPTSPYLYADDLIDVLKQKHASGTYKSLVFYLEACESGSIFEGLLPEGLNIYATTAANAEESSWGTYCPGEDPSPPPEYETCLGDLYSVAWMEDSDVHNLRTETLHQQYELVKKRTANDNSAYGSHVMQYGDIERSKETLFLYMGTNPANDNFTFVDDNSFRPSSKAVNQRDADLLHFWYKFQKAPEGSSRKAEAQKQFVEAMTHRMHVDQTMKLIGKLLFGITRGPEVLSTVRPAGQPVVDDWKCLKSMVRTFETHCGSLSQYGMTHMRSLANICDAGITTEQMAEASAQACPSVPASPWSSLRRGFSA is encoded by the exons ATGAAAATCACCGACGTCCTCGtcctcctctccctcctctgCGCGGGCGGCGTCTCCGGCCGTCGGAACATTGCCGGAGACGTCATCGAGCTCCCGTCAGAAGCTTCGAGGTTCTTCCATGCGAAAGATGACGTCGACGACGACTCCGTGGGGACTAGATGGGCGATCCTGATCGCGGGTTCAAACGGATACTGGAACTATCGGCACCAG GCCGATGTTTGCCATGCGTATCAGATCTTGAAGAAAGGCGGCTTGAAAGATGAAAACATCGTTGTTTTTATGTACGATGACATTGCTTTTAATGAAGAGAACCCCAGGCCAGGAGTAATCATCAATAGTCCTAACGGTGCCGATGTTTATGAAGGAGTTCCAAAG GACTACACTGGAGAAGATGTTACAGTCAACAACTTTTTTGCCGCAATCCTTGGAAACAAGACTGCTCTCACAGGTGGCAGTGGGAAGGTTGTGGATAGTGGTCCAAATGATCATATCTTTATTTACTATACGGATCATGGCGGCCCTGGAATGCTTG GGATGCCTACCAGTCCTTACCTTTATGCTGATGACCTCATTGATGTCTTGAAGCAGAAGCATGCATCTGGGACCTATAAGAGCTTG GTATTTTATCTCGAAGCATGTGAATCTGGAAGTATTTTTGAAGGTCTTCTTCCAGAAGGTTTGAATATATATGCAACCACAGCAGCTAATGCGGAGGAGAGTAGTTGGGGCACCTATTGTCCTGGAGAGGATCCTAGCCCTCCGCCAGAGTATGAAACGTGCTTAGGTGACTTGTATAGTGTTGCCTGGATGGAGGACAG TGATGTGCATAACCTGCGGACTGAAACTCTGCACCAACAGTATGAACTG GTGAAGAAGAGGACTGCCAATGACAACTCTGCATATGGTTCCCATGTAATGCAATATGGTGATATAGAGCGAAGCAAGGAAACTCTGTTCCTGTACATGGGCACAAATCCTGCTAACGATAACTTCACTTTTGTCGATGACAACTCCTTCAGACCTTCATCCAAAGCTGTTAACCAGCGAGATGCTGATCTGCTACATTTCTGGTACAAG TTCCAAAAGGCTCCTGAAGGCTCTTCAAGGAAAGCGGAAGCTCAAAAGCAGTTTGTTGAAGCTATGACTCACAGGATGCATGTAGATCAGACCATGAAACTCATTGGAAAGCTCTTATTTGGAATTACAAGAGGCCCAGAGGTGCTGAGCACTGTTCGACCTGCAGGGCAACCTGTTGTTGATGACTGGAAATGCCTGAAAAGCATG GTGCGAACATTCGAGACTCACTGCGGGTCACTTTCTCAATACGGGATGACACACATGAGGTCCCTGGCAAACATCTGCGACGCGGGAATCACCACAGAGCAGATGGCCGAGGCATCAGCCCAAGCCTGTCCCAGCGTTCCAGCCAGCCCTTGGAGCTCTCTCAGGCGGGGATTCAGTGCATGA